Below is a window of Andrena cerasifolii isolate SP2316 chromosome 5, iyAndCera1_principal, whole genome shotgun sequence DNA.
gggacccgaaggagagaggagggaaaaaggaaaaaatggactatcgttcgttgggcaatataagcgaaatgcttgaaacgtcaTCCTGCGTGTTAGgaacacacaggaaaaacaaaaaatacaaatagttaaaaacctgcattttccagtaaaatggctctttcacagatttctcttccatatttcaagagattttcataaatcttGGAATGTTATCTACGGGCGTTGCGAGCGATTTGGGCGTAGGTGGAATTTGCCCATAGTACTAGATGCACTTGACCAATTGCAAAAGAGTACATGCATCGCCATCTAGTGAATACTAGGCTCCTATGCAGGCGCACAGTGAAAGTAGTGCCACATCGACAGAACTCTATGAAGTGTCAAGTTGAATGAAGATAGAATTGATCGTGCAGAGGTATCGTTCACCTTGTGTGTTATATATGTGTCAACGACGAACGTGAGTACGAAGAATAGATACATAAATGACAATCGATAAAAGTCCTCAAGATACGACCACGCCTTAAATATGCGCAGTTTCCTTGTTCCCTGTTCGACATTTGTTGAAATGTCATTATGACAATTCCCGGATACACAAACGTATTCTTTTAAATCGCCGCGGCGAGTTAACCTAGACTTTTAACAGAGATCTGTAACAGtgaacacaaataaataaatcacagaaacgTAATTATTTACTCGACGCTTTTATCTCTAAATCTTTGTTTACGAATTTATAGTCACGATGATAACGCATTTTATTCGATAAGAGGACGTTTAAGTACTCCATCGTTGATAAACTGGCTTCTAATACAAttatatagaattttaattactttcagTTATAACACGTAGCAACAGAATTGTGACATTAATACCTTGTATATTTGCCATAAAACTTATCTGTTTTCTAAGAGGGAGATATAAGTGTTTAAATAAACACGAGTATGTGACGTGCTCTGGTAAAGAGAGGTTAAGgcgcgaagaaatcgattttgaatTTTCCGTGATTTTTTTACAGGCAAACCCCAATTTACTACAATAATTACTGACTGCACAATTCACAATTACATTCGTGTATTGATAATGAAAGTAGACAATcgagtattaataaaaattgcaaaacatttttaaaaaatgatcaaATCAATAATTTCTTTTGAAGAGGTAGAAGGCAGTGGCGTATctagtgtaaacagtgcctagggcaaggGTATATAGAAtttgcgcccccccccccaaaaaaaaaacattcagaaatatattatttagaatttagataatccttttaaaaaaaagcagagCTGAAGAGCGAAAGagacgaaagttggaggcaaatgaagccgaaaagcagggccggcgcgaggatggttggcgcccttatgcaagaatatttttggcgcccccaaatttttgcacctgttttctatttaatatgttttgtcttcacgaggtacaataaaaaaaattacatttacattttgtttatgtgggagttggattcctttattattaaatgtgcgatatagttttttaccgcccccttcggctggcgcccttatgcgacGCATTACTTGCATTATGAGTTCTGCCGGCCTTGCCAAAaagtgcagcaagtttttttccaagcttctctaaagaggcatgcgaagcacacgaataacaagcgtaaactactaacattaaccatccaaataaatttattcaagaaacaatatttttttcggcTTTTTTGCGACTCCCGACAGTAGCGCCCAGGGCACCAGCCCAacttgccccaccctagatacgccCCTGGTAGAAGGAACACATGTAATTGATTGTACAAACTTCATTACTCAAAAATGCTGTGAACTAAGTACACGAGCATACATAATCTGATAAACTTTAATTGAAATACGTAATACCATCCAGCTGGAAATAACAGTATGGAAATGCAAGAGAAAAAGCTAAAAACGAAACAAACAACCTCACTATGGAGTACATAACTTtaaacagttttatttttaaaagtcaTTTTGCACATTAGCCTCTTTTTACCAGAGCAAATAGCGTATTTTCAAACAGAGAAACCATCCTTTTTTTAGTATCACAGTTTATAAGtcgcaaaaaataataaacatacgACTTGTAAAGATGACAAAGCTgtgcttaattttcttgtatttcctcGTTATTTATTTTGGGTATCAGTGAACCCTTACTTGACGGATAAAAGATTCATTTAAACCCATTTGGAGAACTATTTACGTTTAAGTCTTCATTACAGTGCATTTTACACATCATGGCATgcaatttctatcaattttaaagaaaacttatGAGAATGTTATTAACGATTTAGATATCAAAGGTCTATTAAGTTCTGTTTTTAAGATACCAATCAATAGCAGAGCAACCATACTAAGTCTGTGACTATTCACAGGGAATCAAGTAGCTATTAatatgttattaataaattttactaTAGTTGATATTTATGTCTCATATACaaacgaaaataaaacagaacatGGGAGatcatatatattatatagtatttgcatgaataagaaaatatcTACTAGCAAACAAAATACTAACTTACCTATTGCTCTTGAAACACTTAATACTCCATTAACTCTCATAATTCCCATACTTCGCATCACCACTCCTCCCATCTTTCGTATCCTTTGTATTTCATCCTAGGAGAAGAAATCAATATGTCACGTACGCTTTATTATAAACCTTGCAAACACGCTATGTCTAACAAATATCATTTGTTTCTTACACCAGCATCGTCTAACCCAAAGTTCCCTGTCAAACGTGTCATTCAAACGGGAATTTGACAAATTATCGTGAAAATTATCAATCaagaaaattgcatttcaaGATGACGGTCATAGGAACACAGATAGATAGTGATAAAAGATTATTAAAATTCAAAAGTTACGAAGATTATTTAGATTCGCTAGTAACATTTGTTGATCTCGGATATTTAGGAAATCTTAATGTCGCGCATGAATTAGCTGCGCTTGGGTATCGCTGTACAGGTGAAACTCTCAGTAAAAATGCATTCTATAAGCGTTTGGCAGCTTTAAAAGCTTTACTCTTTCCAATCTATAAACCATACGAGTTAACATCGGAATTTGTAAAGCCAGCTAACAACGTGATGGAAGAACTTACGCTCCGAGAGCGTGCGAACAGACTAAAGACCATATCTACTATTATATTCATCAGAAATCTTAAAAAACTGCAGTTCGAGGTGTCTGGTTACATTGATTTCAGCGAAAGACTTGAAAGGGAAGATTGGTGGGCATATTTTACagggcaaaaaaaattatggcccCATCCATCTGATCTTGCTTACTATGATTGGAGAGCGAGCAAAACATATCTGAACGACACTTCAAACTATCAGCCAATTGTAGATCCAGATCGAGGCCTCCAATTCAAAAATTGTCACGACAGACAGATGATTAATGTTGACCCTGAAGCACCGTCTCCGGGTGTCGATACCACACGAATAAGAATACATTCTTCGGATTACGAGCATATAGTACTATACGATCATGTTATGCGGAGGAAAACTTAAAGAATATTTCAAAGATTCCCCAGTCTGTGTTCTAGCGCATTTGCAATGTATTAAGTAAATAACTCTGTACGTATGCTTACTTCGCGATGAAGACGATGAGGATTTACTAATTGAACAATACTGTCACGTTTTATTAGCATAGCTGAGGAATCTCCTACCCAggaaacgtataattttttattcaacaaTAAGGTGCACACTGCAGTAGTTCCGCCGCATACTTtctaaaagaagagaaaagataTTGGTAGCATTTTAAATGTTGATCATATTCATCTAAGAGAAACGTGTCGCTTTACGTCGATTTCTGTTACTCACTTGAGTCTTTGATTTCTCTATGAACTGTGCGTCGGTAGTAACAAAAGCATCACGTAAGGCACGCTCTGGGTTAGTAGGATAAAATATGCTTTCCGCTAAATACTGATGAAGGTGCGTAGCGCAATATACAGCTGCGTCTTGTCCTGCGTGTCCATCGAATACTGCATAATAATTTGCTATAGAATCATCCTGGAAATTAGAAATACTTGTTTAATATAACAATCGCTGTATATCTACGTATActacaataaaaatttcatgGTAATACTTACGGTAATACCAAACGTAGCATGTAAGTCATGTAAGACCACGTAGCGGTCCTCCATTTTTCTTCTGCAATTCTTGTTCCCACCTGCTGCGACTTGTGGCAGTGGTGTTGACGGAGGTGGTGGCAGTAATGCCAGCCTACTATTGTCCAGGTAGCGAGTACATATTTCATTCACTTTTCCAGTAATGGCTTGCATCAATTTTAGCGAAGTGTATGCTGCAAGATAATGCGTGTCATTGAAGACTTGTTCTGTTTGTATGtagcaaaataaagaaatttattgGGAGGAAACGTACTTTTCTCTTGAGACTTAAATCCACAATCTTCTGGCTGCTTCTTGCACATGGATTTGATTTCCTGTATTACTTGATGAGCCAAGTGTGCTTGTAAGCTGCATGGACATtgcctaaaaaattttaaaataacattaaaTGTTGTAGGAAACTGTGGTCCACTAAAATAACAAACTTCATTAGTtagaaactattctgaacatagaACGTAACCTACACAAGATACCTGACAGTGAGAGATGTACGTAACTTTGGATTGGAAAGATTCGAATACTGTTTCATATAGTAAAAATTATATCGTCATAGTCGTAATCATGGATTTTTCGTTTCGAAATTCTTTCAACCGTAAGCGtaacaaatttaatttgtatAATTCCAAATTGCATAGAAACCCCTCTAACATTATAGACCTGTATTAACGTTTAGGAGGATCTTTTTTTATCAATTCCCATTTCTGATAATTGTTTAGAAAAGAAGCTTTGTCTTTTATTAATGAAGCTATATAATACTAAGAAATATTAgcaataaaacatttaaaacattatGTTGTACGAAGACTCTTTGTTAGACTTTGGAACATGTTTAAcgtgtaatataaaaaagatatgTTAGTAAGGGAATATTAACCCTTAAGTAGGCGCATTGGGGAAATCACACAAGTGGGCGCATGGGGTCAGCAGTGACACCAActtctttttcatatttatCATAACTCAAAAGGTATTGAAAAGTAAAAACAAGTATATATGTTAATCAACATTTATTACTTTTACAAACACCACAAAAATGAAACCTATGCGTTCTGTATTTTCTTAGCGATCAAAGTGGCCTCAACCCCATGCACCTACTTACGGGTTAATGGCACTTAATTTAAcccaagaataatttatttgttatttgaaaataatgtgtTTTTCATTCGTTATCTAGTAAAGGTAAATgaggaataatttattattataatacttaGAAATGcataatgttttaaaaaaacaaatattaaattaaatatgaaataattCATAACTTAGATATTTTACAGAGCTCATTAACACAAAGCTATGTCATTTACAtggttattatttaaaataacaaagaatgtTAATACGTATGTTACAAAATAAGTACCTTAAacaaagaataataaataatattatattttaataatttttcacaTGAAACTTTTACTCGCAAGCAGACGTTGTCAAGGCGATATCTCACTTTTTGATGAGACTCGTATTACTTAAAGTAGAGACTACGTAGAGATTAATGCATTAACCCTATTGGCTTTCCCTCCCATGgaccgtttaaaaaaaaaattaaattttgcaaaCGCTTTCGAGTTTATAATCTTCACATTCCTTCTTTGGTGAACATTTATCAAGAACATGAACAGTTTGGTTCTCTGTACTGTATAATGGCGAAGCACATTTTCGTCATAGTCCCACTTGTTCAGtcctttcctataaaaatatgcatttgcATAAACTTTCGCAATCTACttatcaattttatattttcttctgaTCATCCATTTAAACATTTACTAACAATTTGTGCAAAAAAAGGCAAATCTAGCGGACAGTAAACAACATTTCAACaccaaaaaattgatattacgcTATTTAGATATGAGAAAGTTATGGAGTGGAGAAGTAATTCGGAAACAGTCTTCGCCTCGGGAACAAGGAGACTGCGGTTTCGATAAATATTTAACCGAGATCGGAAGTACACGCAACAGCGACACGCACGTTGCGAGTATATTAGAATCCGAGTCTCTTCAACTTTTGCATGGAAGTAGGATTGAAGAACAGGCTTTGTTGCAGCCGTTGAAAGCAGAAGCTCCTGGAGAACCGAGCGCTACTATCTTATTACCAATTTTGCAACATCAAACGGTCCCCGGAATGACGTCGCTCGTTGGCAATTATCAACATGAACGAAATGACAATCTCGACGAGTATTTCAAGGCTGTGGGTATGtttaaaagtgcaactaaaAATGATTGCGGCGTACCTTACGATGGCAGCAAAAATAAGTATGATCTGTAATATTATCTTCCGGGCATAATTATGGACGAAACGCGATCGTGAAACGAACGAAACTAAAACTTGATTTCAATGGACACTGTgttcttcaaaattttgtattttaactaagatgatatttatatatttttataactatttacGTTCACATCGCATATGGTATATTGCGATTTTGTGCTTATTAAATATTccttttgttaaataaaaaatcaaaccATCGACAGTCtcaatgtattattaatttgaAGACCTAGTTGTTAAATTGCATTTGAACGATATATTCTCGGTTTTACATGGGTAAGTAAAATTTTGTCCCGAGCGGTATCGCATTGGAAATTGCCACACGGcaaatcgaaattaaaaaagtttagtTTCTAATGATTGTAGATATGCACTCACAGCCTGTGTCACAGGTGTACCATACATTCCACGGAAAATGATGAGCATGTCCCATCCGCAACTGCAAATTTCAAACGACGGTGATAAATGGACTATTCGTACCATTTCAATGATACGAACGGTAGAACTGACGTTCACCCTAGGTGAAGAATACGAGGAGTACATGCCGGCTGGGGTTACGttaaaagtaactttttctgcATTTTATTAGGCTTTTCACGCAATTATCTCCAAACATTTAGGATCACATCGCCGCGACGCAATATTGGTTGTTACGGCAGTTAGAGTGTTATCCGGTTATGAGGACGGGTCCTCCGTTCATGAGGTCATGCTCAGTTAGGAGCAGAGTTAGGAGCGGTGGGGcctaagtgatggagggggaaacacctactggAGCGGTGAtaatgtgtgcgcgaactgacgccagcgccaagccagtcaagtggccccaacgcgaagccagccacggccaatcagcgtcgacaatctatttcccggcgacaCTGGTTGGTcgtggctggcttcgcgttgAGGCCACTtaactggcttggcgctggcgtcagttcgcgcacacattaccaccgctcctgtaggtgtttccccctccatcacttaggccccatcgctcctaagtctggtcaggaggccgaagaagAGTGATTTTGAagagattttttctcaaaaactgtgaGACCTTTTTCAAAACCTATTTTTGTGTTTGAAATAGAGTATTTTAGAGAGTATCTCATAATTTTgttagttaaatttttttatcaataacGAAGTTGTGGCTGATCTCCCGGAGGTCTTGTAAAAAGAggggttttgcggtgaccactgctgctcgattcTGGATCATCaggaattaaaaattcaaaaagctTTATTTAAGATATTAAATTGTCTAGTTTTTGAATGAACTTTTCGAGACTTTTCGAAACAGTAATTccagacaaaatggcggacaTTCTAAGCTAAAGTTggactttttaaccgacttcaaaaaggaggaggttatagattcgactcgtatgtatttttttttatgtttgtccacgtataactcctcagcacatggaccgattttgataatcatttttttattcgaaagagggcgatgccccggtggacccatcctacactgcatcaatattgggtcaatattttgccagttctggttaataataaagtctATTGTcgcctaattattattatttttatgttcGAACGCACATATCTCATCAgtatgttgtgtcaatatatatataaaactataaagtcaaaaataattttttttttttgaagtcggttttaattttttaaaaaatttttattaacaaaacagAGCCAGCGTCGCGAAGCATCGTACATGCATTTACACACACGCGAGCGCACAGGCGCACATTGGCATTTCCTTATTTCCGTTAcaccatctggtggcgaaaattaaagcagtctaatcgggttagttgtcacctgttattggtagtattgggaatttcgactgtttgatgatcgattctgtaaaatttaacagactatttaatgacaaaaacattattgcgatatttcaatacttgtgtgacaccggtcctgtaacgcgattgacccgattacagagcttacttaagtagatggcgctctcacaatatttcccaattGCCTCCCCTACTTCGGGGAAGAGTTCGTCAACTGGCCGTCGTTCATGAACAGAGGACACTACAATCAGTCGCGCATTTCTAGATCGGTAAAGCAGTCAATGTTGGGCCGCGGAAGTCCACAAAATGTTATATCTATTCTGTACCATGTCTATTACCTGACTATGATAAGTTGTGTCTACTTAGTTACCAATAATCGTTCCAAACAAACACAAATGTAGATCGGAAACGCGTCAGTTTCTAACGCGAGTAATCGCCGTGTATTGGTTTCGAGTGGCACGAATTATCAACGGTCTTTACAGATTCAGAAGGGTTAGGGAAACGTGacgatgaactgggccctcgccgatttcgacgaccttcacatatgttgtcaaagtcgtcattctgaacatttccctttaaactttttggtggtcggctttggttaacgagatattcgcaaaaaacgtaacttaacattagaattaccgagtttaaccctcgtcagacggcacaatttttacaacgttaacagacggcagaggcacaattacaccctcacatattttatatgaatattctcactgtcggtataatttgtacgataaattgataacatttagactcaatgaaaatcaataaaaaaaatttcccaaattttcttttataatgtaaattatgtatttttttcacttttttataataaaataacgttatcattaaaaaaaaagtcgcattgtttttttattgcattatcttcattaaaaatatataggggcgccattgtgcctatgccgctgttatcgATGCAACCCTCAACTCGACCCCttatctcggaagggggttgagatatttttctgaaattcggtctatataatctagaccAAAAAATTAGAGATaaaaaagttatcgcaatttaaaaacgcaaattGTACCTAtaccgtctgacgagggttaacacatacatcggttcgctaccatgctttacgcccccccccccccgctccaTCTAGCCCTAACCAGTACTAATTCCGTCCGctgtgaaacagatttcaatatattatgccgaaagttttttattaatatctccgaaactaaggccgaccgccaaaaagtttaaagggaaatgttgatcagaatgacgaccttgacaacatatgtgaaggtcatcgaaatcggcgaggacaCAGTTCTTCGGCAAGTTTACCAAGGGTTAAAATATACCCAAttcgtttcaaatatttttttagcatttttacattaaaaaaaaaatagtgcgtCGACTTTCACGTTTTTATCATTTATACTCACACAAATGTTTGCATGTTTCTGTTTAGAACGTGACTACAATGGAAGGTGATAGTCTGGTGACAGTTTCAGTAGGTCCAGATAACAACAAAGTCGTGCGGAAGTATGAAACCACAGAGGATGGTGTGCTGTTGGTACGTTccatttcattattttcaacGACATTGGAAAGATACTTCTAATTTATTCTTATTGCTAATTTGGTAGAAGTAATTATAagtattttaaatgaaaaaaaaacaatttatttttatttttaaaatgtatgGAAAACAAGGTTGGATACAACTGTGTAGAACTAACGATCAAATGTTAAGTGAgaattttttattagtaactccCGCGTTGCGAAAAAGTCACGCAATATCGATTTACCTCCATTTTGAAATATTGaatccaaaaataaaaaatacaatttgtaCAATTATACAAGTATAATTttgatataatatataaagtcacacaaaatcaaaaaagaaggaaaatataTAAAGGAAAACCACCCTCCTTACTCAAGCCTCCAACCCAAGTTTCCCCGGTTGTGATTCAGCAGACTTGACCTATGGCTACCGCAGCAATTGCGAGATCGTTGTCAGTTTCCAGTAATTACGGGTATACGATTAATATTATCCTCTATCAGAATGACGAAGCGTTAGCACCTAATATCctagaatttgtttattttcatcgGCCCGCACATTTTCGACAGGAATTCTTTTACATAAAAACAGCTGATTTTGTTGTGGAAACAAAATCGAGCGCCTATAGGTGTTAAAGCATTAAtaagataaatttaattcgGAGATGTGCAAATTAAGTTCCGGAGCTTATTATTAACCACCTTCGCTAGTTAATAATACTATCGCTAGATAAAACCCCTTAAGGGCTCCATCTGTAGTCATCGCCGATATAAACTATGATTCATTGTTTAAATTGCattataatttgtttatcatGCGTGGGGAGTATATGTTTACGGtgtcttaaaattaattttaaataaacctacctaaaagaattttttcattAGAATCGTAACTTAAAGCTTAACATTCGTAGAGGATACTTAGGCATTGCAATTTTgcacatttatattatttataaatacatttgAAGTCACAAATGcctttgaattaattttgtttaattactAGAATCATGAGTACTTAACATTGGTAACAAATATTTGGCCCTTCGAGTTTCACGTATTTATATAACGTAGATATCTCTCTTCTATATTCTTCTATTCCATAAGTTcccaaaaatctggcaaaataCTAGAACACTCATGTCGCATTCTCTATTTTCAGACAATGACCCACGAAAAGAGCGGCCAAGTAGCGAAACGCTATTTTACGCGTCTTTCGTAAACCTCGAGTCACACTCGCAATGGGGAAAAGCGATTCTTCTATTTCTTATTCGCGTCACTGATACgtcaaaataatttaaagatggCAAATGTGTCGCGCGAGAACAAAAGCACCCCCCCGAAAAATGCCCGCGATCGCCGTAGGAAAAAAAAAGCTGGCGGATCGATTGTAAACGTTCCCACTGTCATTTAAAGCGTTAC
It encodes the following:
- the LOC143369127 gene encoding fatty acid-binding protein isoform X3; translation: MTSLVGNYQHERNDNLDEYFKAVGVPYIPRKMMSMSHPQLQISNDGDKWTIRTISMIRTVELTFTLGEEYEEYMPAGVTLKNVTTMEGDSLVTVSVGPDNNKVVRKYETTEDGVLLTMTHEKSGQVAKRYFTRLS
- the LOC143369126 gene encoding cilia- and flagella-associated protein 299-like; protein product: MTVIGTQIDSDKRLLKFKSYEDYLDSLVTFVDLGYLGNLNVAHELAALGYRCTGETLSKNAFYKRLAALKALLFPIYKPYELTSEFVKPANNVMEELTLRERANRLKTISTIIFIRNLKKLQFEVSGYIDFSERLEREDWWAYFTGQKKLWPHPSDLAYYDWRASKTYLNDTSNYQPIVDPDRGLQFKNCHDRQMINVDPEAPSPGVDTTRIRIHSSDYEHIVLYDHVMRRKT
- the LOC143369127 gene encoding fatty acid-binding protein isoform X2, whose translation is MTSLVGNYQHERNDNLDEYFKAVACVTGVPYIPRKMMSMSHPQLQISNDGDKWTIRTISMIRTVELTFTLGEEYEEYMPAGVTLKNVTTMEGDSLVTVSVGPDNNKVVRKYETTEDGVLLTMTHEKSGQVAKRYFTRLS
- the LOC143369127 gene encoding fatty acid-binding protein isoform X1, producing MTSLVGNYQHERNDNLDEYFKAVGMFKSATKNDCGVPYDGSKNKYALTACVTGVPYIPRKMMSMSHPQLQISNDGDKWTIRTISMIRTVELTFTLGEEYEEYMPAGVTLKNVTTMEGDSLVTVSVGPDNNKVVRKYETTEDGVLLTMTHEKSGQVAKRYFTRLS